A genomic segment from Pseudomonas sessilinigenes encodes:
- the kdpC gene encoding potassium-transporting ATPase subunit KdpC, which produces MSSVLRPALSLIALMTLITGVAYPLVVTGVAQVAFADQANGSLVRDDSGKVRGSALIAQDFVGDAWFHPRPSAGAFATVASGASNLAPSNPALATRVIEDANKLLVPGQGPVPLALLTTSGSGLDPHLPPQAIDYQLARVAVARNLPADRLRALVAEHTERPLIGPPVVNVLALNLALERL; this is translated from the coding sequence ATGTCTAGCGTATTGCGTCCGGCCTTGAGCCTGATCGCGTTGATGACCCTGATAACCGGCGTGGCCTATCCGCTGGTGGTCACTGGAGTGGCCCAGGTCGCGTTCGCGGACCAGGCCAATGGCAGCCTGGTCCGCGATGACAGCGGCAAGGTGCGGGGTTCGGCCCTGATCGCCCAGGACTTTGTCGGTGATGCCTGGTTCCACCCGCGCCCCTCCGCAGGTGCCTTTGCCACGGTGGCCAGCGGGGCCAGCAACCTGGCACCGAGCAATCCGGCGCTGGCGACCCGGGTGATCGAAGATGCCAACAAGCTCTTGGTGCCCGGGCAGGGCCCGGTGCCCCTGGCGTTGCTGACCACTTCCGGCAGCGGCCTGGATCCGCACTTGCCACCGCAGGCGATTGACTATCAACTGGCGCGAGTTGCAGTGGCACGCAACCTGCCAGCCGACCGGCTCCGAGCCTTGGTGGCAGAGCACACCGAGCGGCCGCTGATCGGCCCGCCGGTGGTCAATGTGCTGGCCCTGAACCTGGCCCTGGAGCGGCTGTAA
- the kdpB gene encoding potassium-transporting ATPase subunit KdpB — MNMHVPASNKVADAAAKAKHSSAPSSATSLSALWRPALVQAFVKLDPRQLQRSPVMLVVELTAILTTVLCLVPNTAVPTFVAAQIALWLWFTVLFANFAEALAEGRGKARADSLKAGSEGLSARRRSADGSFQLVPAANLRKGDVVRVDAGEMIPGDGEVIEGIAAVNEAAITGESAPVIRESGGDRSAVTGNTRLVSDWLLVRITSNPGESTLDRMIALVEGAKRQKTPNEVALDILLIGLTLIFLLVVVTLQPFAHFANGSLPLVFLVALLVTLIPTTIGGLLSAIGIAGMDRLVRLNVIAKSGRAVEAAGDVHVLMLDKTGTITFGNRRCSAIHPAPGINAGDMAEAALLASLADDTAEGKSIVEYLRELYPQPEPGSELLVAVPFSAETRLSGVDYRGQAYRKGAVDSVLDFVGLKRDDLAPALAREVDKIAQSGGTPLLVCAAGRLLGAIHLKDVVKPGIRERFAELRKLGIRTVMVTGDNPLTAAAIAAEAGVDDVLAEATPEKKLARIRHEQNDGRLVAMCGDGANDAPALAQADVGMAMNDGTQAAREAANMVDLDSDPTKLLDVVQIGKELLVTRGALTTFSIANDVAKYFAILPALFTAIYPQLGVLNIMRLASPQSAILSAIVFNALIIVVLIPLALRGVRVQAASAAHLLRRNLLIYGLGGIVVPFAGIKLIDMLLTAAHLV, encoded by the coding sequence ATGAATATGCATGTTCCCGCCTCGAACAAGGTCGCCGATGCGGCGGCCAAGGCCAAGCACTCTTCTGCGCCGTCGTCGGCCACCAGCCTGTCCGCCCTGTGGCGCCCGGCGCTGGTCCAGGCTTTCGTCAAGCTCGACCCACGGCAACTGCAGCGCTCGCCAGTGATGCTGGTGGTGGAGCTGACCGCGATCCTCACCACTGTGCTGTGCTTGGTGCCCAACACTGCGGTGCCGACTTTCGTGGCCGCGCAGATCGCCCTGTGGCTGTGGTTCACCGTGCTGTTCGCCAACTTCGCCGAGGCCCTGGCCGAAGGGCGTGGCAAGGCTCGTGCCGACAGCCTCAAGGCCGGCAGCGAAGGCCTGAGCGCCCGGCGCAGGAGTGCTGATGGCAGCTTCCAGCTGGTGCCAGCGGCCAACCTGCGCAAAGGCGATGTGGTGCGGGTCGATGCCGGGGAAATGATCCCGGGTGACGGTGAAGTGATCGAAGGCATCGCCGCGGTCAACGAAGCGGCGATCACCGGGGAGTCGGCGCCGGTGATCCGCGAGTCCGGTGGCGATCGCTCGGCGGTGACCGGCAACACCCGGCTGGTGTCCGACTGGTTGCTGGTGCGTATCACCAGCAATCCCGGGGAGTCGACCCTGGACCGCATGATCGCCCTGGTGGAAGGCGCCAAGCGCCAGAAAACCCCCAATGAGGTGGCCCTGGACATCCTGCTGATCGGCCTGACCTTGATCTTCCTGCTGGTGGTGGTGACCCTGCAGCCGTTCGCCCATTTCGCCAATGGCAGCTTGCCGCTGGTGTTCCTGGTGGCACTGCTGGTGACGCTGATTCCGACCACCATCGGCGGCCTGCTGTCGGCCATTGGCATCGCCGGCATGGACCGCCTGGTACGCCTGAATGTCATCGCCAAGTCCGGGCGGGCGGTGGAAGCCGCCGGGGACGTGCATGTGTTGATGCTGGACAAGACCGGCACCATCACCTTCGGCAATCGCCGGTGCAGCGCCATCCACCCGGCCCCGGGCATCAACGCCGGGGACATGGCCGAGGCCGCCTTGCTGGCATCCCTGGCCGACGACACGGCCGAAGGCAAGTCCATCGTCGAATACCTGCGCGAACTTTATCCACAGCCCGAGCCGGGCAGCGAGTTGCTGGTGGCCGTGCCTTTCAGCGCAGAGACCCGCTTGTCCGGGGTCGACTATCGTGGCCAGGCCTACCGCAAGGGGGCAGTGGACTCGGTGCTGGATTTCGTTGGCCTCAAGCGCGATGACCTGGCTCCGGCACTGGCCCGGGAGGTCGACAAGATCGCCCAGAGCGGCGGCACTCCGCTGCTGGTCTGCGCCGCTGGCCGGTTGCTGGGCGCGATTCACCTCAAGGACGTGGTCAAGCCCGGTATCCGCGAGCGTTTCGCCGAGTTGCGCAAACTGGGGATCCGTACCGTGATGGTTACCGGCGACAACCCGCTGACGGCCGCCGCCATCGCCGCCGAAGCTGGGGTCGACGATGTGCTGGCCGAGGCCACGCCGGAGAAGAAGCTGGCGCGCATCCGCCACGAGCAGAACGACGGACGCCTGGTGGCCATGTGCGGTGACGGCGCCAACGATGCTCCGGCCCTGGCCCAGGCCGATGTCGGCATGGCGATGAACGACGGCACCCAGGCCGCTCGCGAGGCGGCCAACATGGTCGATCTGGACAGCGATCCGACCAAGCTGCTGGACGTGGTGCAGATCGGCAAGGAATTGTTGGTGACCCGTGGAGCCTTGACCACCTTTTCCATCGCCAACGACGTGGCCAAGTACTTCGCCATCCTGCCGGCCTTGTTCACGGCGATTTATCCACAGCTGGGCGTGCTCAACATCATGCGCCTGGCCAGCCCGCAGAGCGCGATTCTCTCGGCGATCGTGTTCAACGCGCTGATCATCGTGGTGCTGATTCCCCTGGCCTTGCGCGGTGTACGGGTGCAGGCCGCGAGTGCCGCCCATCTGTTGCGGCGCAACCTGCTGATCTACGGCCTGGGCGGCATCGTGGTGCCCTTTGCCGGGATCAAGCTGATCGACATGCTGCTGACCGCCGCGCACCTGGTGTAG
- the kdpA gene encoding potassium-transporting ATPase subunit KdpA, with the protein MHSYDYWLILAFFALVLVPAPWLGRFYYKVMEGQRTWLTPVLGPVERVCYRIAGVDPQLEQSWQKYSLALLAFNLAGFALLFFILLFQDHLPLNPQHLPGQEWTLAFNTAVSFMTNTNWQAYSGEASLSYLSQMAGLTVQNFVSAATGLAVLVALCRGIGRRSVRTLGNFWADMTRATLYGLLPLCLLLALLLVWQGVPQTFAHYVDALTVQGNDQMIPLGPAASQIAIKQLGTNGGGFFGVNSAHPFENPTAWSNLFELASIILIPVALVFTFGHYVKDMRQSRAIIACMLALFLIGGATSLWAEYQPNPALANPAVEQAAPLEGKEMRFGTTATVLWSVTTTAASNGSVNGMHDSLNPLSGMVALINMMVGEVIFGGVGAGLYGMLLNVLIAVFLAGLMIGRTPEYLGKKLQAREVQLLVLTLMVMPIGVLVLGALAASLPGPAGAISNPGPHGFSQLLYAYTSASANNGSAFGGFSANTSFHNLMLGLGMLIGRFGYILPVLALAGSLALKKPAPVGQNSFPTHGPLFVALLTMTILLVGGLTFLPTLALGPIAEQLSMGF; encoded by the coding sequence ATGCACAGTTATGACTATTGGCTGATCCTCGCCTTCTTCGCGCTGGTGCTGGTGCCTGCGCCCTGGCTGGGACGCTTCTACTACAAAGTGATGGAAGGCCAGCGTACCTGGCTGACCCCGGTCCTGGGGCCGGTGGAACGTGTGTGCTACCGCATCGCCGGGGTCGATCCGCAACTGGAGCAGAGCTGGCAGAAGTACAGCCTGGCCTTGCTGGCGTTCAACCTCGCCGGGTTCGCCCTGTTGTTCTTCATCCTGCTGTTCCAGGACCACTTGCCCCTCAACCCGCAACACCTGCCGGGGCAGGAGTGGACCCTGGCTTTCAATACCGCGGTCAGCTTCATGACCAACACCAACTGGCAGGCCTACAGCGGCGAGGCATCCTTGAGCTACCTCAGCCAGATGGCCGGCCTGACCGTGCAGAACTTTGTCAGCGCGGCCACCGGCCTGGCGGTGCTGGTGGCCCTGTGCCGGGGTATTGGCCGACGCTCGGTACGCACCCTGGGCAACTTCTGGGCGGACATGACCCGTGCCACCCTCTACGGCCTGTTGCCGCTGTGCCTGCTGCTGGCCTTGCTGCTGGTCTGGCAGGGCGTGCCGCAGACGTTCGCTCACTATGTGGACGCCCTGACCGTGCAAGGTAACGACCAGATGATTCCCCTGGGGCCAGCGGCCAGCCAGATTGCCATCAAGCAACTGGGCACCAACGGCGGTGGCTTCTTCGGGGTCAACTCGGCGCATCCGTTCGAGAACCCCACGGCCTGGAGCAACCTGTTCGAACTGGCTTCGATCATCCTGATCCCGGTGGCGCTGGTCTTCACCTTTGGCCATTACGTCAAGGACATGCGCCAGAGCCGGGCCATCATCGCCTGCATGCTGGCGCTGTTCCTGATCGGCGGTGCCACCTCGCTGTGGGCCGAATACCAACCCAACCCGGCATTGGCCAATCCGGCCGTGGAGCAGGCAGCGCCGCTGGAGGGCAAGGAGATGCGCTTCGGCACCACGGCCACGGTGCTGTGGTCGGTGACCACCACTGCCGCCTCCAACGGTTCGGTCAACGGCATGCACGACAGCCTCAACCCGCTGAGCGGCATGGTGGCGCTGATCAACATGATGGTGGGCGAGGTAATCTTCGGCGGTGTCGGCGCCGGGCTCTACGGCATGCTGCTCAATGTGCTGATCGCGGTATTCCTGGCCGGCCTGATGATCGGGCGCACTCCTGAGTACCTGGGCAAGAAGCTCCAGGCCAGGGAAGTGCAACTGCTGGTACTGACCCTGATGGTCATGCCCATCGGCGTGCTGGTGCTGGGGGCGCTGGCCGCCAGCTTGCCAGGACCGGCCGGAGCCATCAGCAACCCTGGGCCCCACGGCTTCAGCCAACTGCTGTACGCCTACACCTCGGCCAGCGCCAACAATGGCTCGGCATTCGGTGGCTTCAGCGCCAACACCTCGTTTCATAACCTGATGCTGGGCCTGGGCATGCTGATCGGTCGCTTCGGCTACATCCTGCCGGTACTGGCCCTGGCTGGCAGCCTGGCCCTGAAGAAACCCGCGCCTGTAGGCCAGAACAGCTTTCCCACCCATGGCCCACTGTTCGTGGCCTTGCTGACCATGACCATCTTGCTGGTAGGTGGCCTGACGTTCCTGCCGACCCTGGCGCTGGGCCCCATCGCCGAACAACTGAGCATGGGCTTCTGA
- the kdpF gene encoding K(+)-transporting ATPase subunit F, which produces MNILDAVSLLLAVGLFVYLLIALLCADRN; this is translated from the coding sequence ATGAACATTCTGGACGCGGTGTCGTTACTGCTTGCAGTGGGCCTGTTCGTTTACCTGCTGATTGCACTGTTGTGCGCGGATCGGAACTAG
- a CDS encoding DUF2897 family protein, protein MPWYAWLILVVAIGSIVGGLMLLRDTASKVELTEEQRRRVAERNAEMDAKEARDR, encoded by the coding sequence ATGCCCTGGTATGCCTGGTTGATTCTGGTGGTTGCCATCGGCTCCATCGTCGGCGGCTTGATGCTGCTGCGTGACACCGCCAGCAAGGTAGAGCTGACCGAAGAGCAGCGCAGACGCGTGGCCGAGCGCAACGCAGAGATGGATGCCAAGGAAGCCCGTGACCGTTGA